In the genome of Mycobacterium kansasii ATCC 12478, one region contains:
- a CDS encoding type 2 lanthipeptide synthetase LanM family protein yields the protein MDAFFERVLVGAASVDELLSRDFESVPGQKSDADRAGRRLAAWCRSCASGDWRQFARRLDRDGWDFALVLERFAGVRRVSSAPVPGWLQDAVWIEAALRGVDAGGGGGLGCAFEQLLMPVVVQAEARLWSAVAAPVAGLFGEGGRASLRRALVEQLSQLCAPALYALFDTARAGSLSYGQFVVDMRGQGFRRLFEAKPVLLRLMAVVTRQWIDASAELVVRLGADSAVISAELLGAPEAGRVARVEGGLGDLHNGGRSVHVVVFEDGTRIVYKPKDLRVDVAWCALVERLNAVAPVRLRAVRALARDGYGWTEFVEHAPCADDRDVQTYFTRAGAWLALFYCFAAGDMHQENIIAAGAHPVPIDIETILQPTMAEPADPDPESQAFRDALTLIADSAMSVGLLPSYERSPDNKIYASGGLVSNWNVKAPIRWTDINTDDMRPTRSTEAGKTTPNLPYLGGRYARFIDHLETFVAGFRTYARFLARWQIDTTTGGLLDGFAGLPVRTVARPTKFYAMLLARLHDHRSMDDGALWSAQADFVARLADWDKDDDPRWPLLQAERSALITLNVPFFLSASDGADIRDRTGTCIRPNGASGLQRASARVRGLDSGEIDWQVTVIRQNMASFVKMAALTADSGDPAPNSGENIADIAPTREMFVAEADRAAAELVRYAVRRGPSAAWIALDWSSDSDTFQLICLGHDLYNGVSGIALFLAAHAAVTGSAPSSELALAAVAHLRKEFRGGNAAPAARALGLGGGSGLGSIVYALAVMSKCLRDDALLADAHMVAALITDDLISADRQLDVMGGSAGAILGLLRLYRDTRCGDVLARAARCGEHLLGERRVGPQGRRSWSRPDSGKALNGISHGAAGFAYALAALAAATGREDFALAASECVAFENSSYDPGRHNWPDLRGDEDMRWPSQWCHGAPGIGLARIAMARLPGADTAVLTADIRNAAVAVESQWSVQLRDTLCCGALGSVEFLSQAGIALDQNDLRELAARRLAGVISAAGERGDYRWTAGNSRFNPGMFRGLAGVGYTALRQVDDSLPNVLVWE from the coding sequence ATGGACGCGTTTTTTGAGCGGGTGTTGGTGGGTGCGGCCAGTGTTGATGAGTTGTTGTCGCGGGATTTCGAGTCGGTGCCGGGGCAGAAGTCGGATGCTGATCGGGCGGGGCGGCGGTTGGCGGCGTGGTGTCGGTCGTGTGCCAGTGGTGATTGGCGGCAGTTTGCTCGGCGGTTGGATCGCGATGGCTGGGATTTTGCGTTGGTGTTGGAGCGGTTTGCCGGTGTTCGGCGGGTTTCGTCGGCGCCGGTGCCGGGGTGGTTGCAGGATGCGGTGTGGATCGAGGCGGCGCTGCGGGGGGTGGATGCCGGTGGTGGTGGGGGGTTGGGGTGTGCGTTTGAGCAGTTGTTGATGCCGGTGGTGGTGCAGGCTGAGGCGCGGTTGTGGTCGGCGGTGGCGGCGCCGGTGGCCGGGTTGTTTGGTGAGGGTGGGCGGGCGAGTTTGCGTCGGGCGTTGGTGGAGCAGCTTTCGCAGTTGTGTGCGCCGGCGTTGTATGCGTTGTTCGATACTGCGCGTGCGGGGTCGTTGAGTTATGGGCAGTTCGTGGTGGATATGCGGGGGCAGGGGTTTCGGCGGTTGTTTGAGGCCAAGCCGGTGTTGTTGCGGCTGATGGCGGTTGTGACTCGGCAGTGGATCGATGCCAGCGCGGAGTTGGTGGTGCGGTTGGGTGCGGATTCGGCGGTGATCAGTGCTGAGTTGTTGGGTGCGCCGGAGGCGGGTCGGGTGGCCCGTGTCGAGGGTGGGCTTGGTGATTTGCACAATGGCGGTCGGTCGGTGCATGTCGTGGTGTTCGAGGATGGTACTCGAATTGTGTATAAGCCCAAGGATTTACGGGTCGACGTCGCGTGGTGTGCGTTGGTGGAGCGGCTCAACGCGGTGGCGCCGGTCAGGTTGCGGGCGGTGCGGGCGCTGGCCCGCGACGGTTACGGGTGGACCGAGTTCGTCGAGCATGCGCCCTGCGCCGATGATCGCGACGTCCAGACCTACTTCACCCGGGCCGGTGCATGGCTGGCGCTGTTCTATTGCTTTGCCGCCGGCGACATGCACCAGGAGAACATCATCGCCGCCGGCGCCCACCCCGTACCCATCGACATCGAAACCATCCTGCAGCCAACGATGGCGGAGCCCGCGGACCCCGATCCGGAAAGTCAGGCGTTTCGTGACGCGCTGACGCTCATTGCCGATTCGGCCATGAGCGTGGGCCTGCTCCCGTCCTACGAGCGGTCTCCCGACAACAAGATCTATGCCAGCGGCGGGTTGGTTTCCAACTGGAACGTCAAGGCACCGATCCGCTGGACGGACATCAACACCGACGACATGCGACCCACACGATCGACCGAAGCCGGCAAGACCACGCCGAACCTTCCGTACCTCGGCGGTCGCTACGCCAGGTTCATTGACCACTTGGAGACTTTCGTCGCGGGATTCCGGACCTACGCGCGGTTTCTCGCCCGGTGGCAGATCGATACGACGACGGGCGGGTTGCTCGACGGGTTCGCCGGCCTGCCGGTCCGCACCGTGGCCCGTCCGACCAAGTTCTACGCCATGCTGCTCGCGCGGCTCCACGACCATCGCAGCATGGATGACGGCGCACTGTGGTCCGCGCAGGCCGATTTCGTTGCCAGGCTGGCCGATTGGGACAAGGACGACGACCCCCGATGGCCGTTGCTGCAGGCCGAACGATCGGCCCTCATCACGTTGAACGTGCCGTTTTTCCTCTCGGCCAGCGATGGCGCCGACATTCGCGACCGCACCGGCACCTGCATCCGGCCGAACGGCGCGTCCGGACTGCAGCGCGCGTCGGCCCGAGTTCGCGGCCTCGACAGCGGCGAAATCGACTGGCAGGTCACGGTCATCCGGCAAAACATGGCGTCGTTCGTGAAAATGGCCGCATTGACGGCCGACAGCGGGGACCCGGCGCCGAACTCGGGCGAGAACATCGCAGACATCGCACCGACCCGGGAGATGTTCGTCGCGGAGGCCGATCGGGCCGCCGCCGAGCTGGTGCGATACGCGGTACGCCGGGGACCGTCCGCGGCGTGGATCGCGCTCGACTGGTCGAGCGACTCCGACACCTTCCAGCTGATCTGCCTGGGCCACGACCTTTACAACGGCGTGTCGGGCATTGCGCTCTTCCTCGCCGCGCATGCGGCCGTGACGGGGAGTGCTCCGTCAAGCGAGTTGGCGCTGGCCGCAGTTGCGCACCTGCGCAAGGAATTTCGAGGCGGAAATGCGGCGCCGGCGGCGCGCGCGCTGGGACTGGGCGGCGGTAGCGGCCTGGGGTCGATCGTCTATGCACTCGCCGTCATGTCGAAGTGCCTGCGCGATGACGCACTGCTGGCCGACGCGCACATGGTGGCGGCGCTGATCACCGACGACCTGATCTCCGCCGACAGGCAATTGGACGTCATGGGCGGCAGCGCCGGCGCGATCCTCGGCCTGCTTCGGCTCTATCGCGACACCCGCTGCGGCGACGTGCTCGCGCGCGCGGCGCGGTGCGGCGAGCACCTGCTGGGTGAACGCAGGGTCGGGCCCCAGGGGCGCCGCAGCTGGAGCAGACCCGATTCCGGGAAGGCGCTCAACGGGATATCGCATGGCGCGGCCGGCTTTGCCTACGCTCTGGCCGCACTGGCGGCGGCGACGGGGCGCGAGGATTTCGCGCTGGCCGCATCCGAATGCGTCGCGTTCGAGAACTCCAGCTACGACCCGGGACGGCACAACTGGCCCGATCTGCGCGGAGACGAAGACATGCGCTGGCCCAGCCAGTGGTGCCATGGAGCCCCCGGTATCGGTCTGGCACGCATCGCCATGGCCAGGCTGCCCGGGGCGGATACGGCGGTTCTGACCGCCGACATCCGCAATGCCGCGGTGGCGGTGGAAAGCCAATGGTCGGTCCAACTGCGGGACACGCTGTGCTGCGGCGCGCTGGGTAGCGTCGAATTTCTTTCCCAAGCGGGAATAGCCTTGGACCAAAACGATCTTCGCGAGCTGGCGGCGCGTCGCCTGGCCGGTGTCATCTCGGCCGCCGGCGAACGCGGCGACTACCGGTGGACCGCCGGCAACAGCCGCTTCAACCCCGGAATGTTCCGCGGGCTCGCCGGCGTCGGTTACACCGCCCTACGCCAGGTTGACGATTCGCTGCCCAACGTCTTGGTGTGGGAATAG
- a CDS encoding ABC transporter ATP-binding protein, giving the protein MTSTSAPVQGQLENSREKPQSFTGSAIRLAQRLTPHAGLIAAVLAAAIAGIALAVVGPRVLGHATDLLFNGVIGKQLPPGLTKEQAIAALRARGDNGFADLVSGMNVVPGQGIDFGAVARTLMVASGIYLASSLLLWAKGRLLNVIVQRTILVLRADVEDKLYRLRLSYFDGHQRGELLSRVTNDIDNIETSLWMTISPLLTAVLTVVAVLSMMLSISLLLTVITVLTVPLSIWVTRVIAPRARRLFVEQWAVIGRLNAHVEETYSGLPLVKTFGQRARAQERFRDLNAGVYRASFGAEFLSGLISPAAEFIANLNYVAVAVLGGMQVASGHITLGSVQAFIQYVRQFNQPVIQIASMYYVAQSGVASAERVFELLDAPEQEPDPAATLPAAVEPGSSGRVEFQQVNFSYRPGIPVIKDVSLVAEPGTTVAIVGRNGSGKTTLMNLLMRFYEVDSGRILIDGVDIATVSRPSLRSRIGMVLQDTWLFEGTIADNIGYGRPHASRDEITAAAKAACVDRFVETLPDGYDTRISDEGGDVSVGEKQLITIARAFLARPQLLIFDEATSSVDTHTEVLIRRAMRELRRGRTNFIIAHRLSTVRAADMILVMQGGKIIERGTHAELLARRGAYYAMTRA; this is encoded by the coding sequence ATGACGTCGACATCGGCTCCCGTCCAAGGGCAGCTCGAGAATTCCCGCGAGAAGCCGCAAAGCTTCACCGGGTCGGCGATACGGCTCGCGCAGCGCCTCACGCCGCACGCCGGATTGATCGCAGCGGTGCTCGCCGCCGCTATCGCCGGGATCGCGTTGGCGGTGGTCGGCCCCCGCGTTCTCGGTCACGCCACCGACCTGTTGTTCAACGGTGTGATCGGCAAGCAGCTGCCGCCCGGCCTCACCAAGGAGCAGGCGATCGCAGCGTTGCGGGCGCGCGGCGACAACGGTTTCGCCGATCTGGTGTCCGGGATGAATGTCGTCCCGGGCCAGGGCATCGACTTCGGCGCGGTCGCACGGACGCTGATGGTCGCGTCCGGCATATATCTGGCGTCGTCGCTGCTGCTGTGGGCCAAGGGCCGCCTGCTCAACGTCATCGTGCAGCGCACGATCCTGGTCCTGCGCGCCGACGTGGAGGACAAGCTGTACCGGCTGCGGCTGTCGTATTTTGACGGGCATCAGCGCGGCGAGTTGCTGAGCCGGGTCACCAATGACATAGACAACATCGAGACATCGCTGTGGATGACGATCAGCCCGTTGCTGACCGCGGTGCTGACAGTGGTGGCGGTTTTGTCGATGATGCTGTCGATTTCGTTGTTGCTGACCGTGATTACCGTCCTCACCGTGCCGCTGTCCATATGGGTCACCCGGGTGATCGCGCCGCGTGCACGGCGGCTGTTCGTGGAGCAGTGGGCCGTTATCGGGCGGCTCAATGCCCACGTCGAGGAGACCTACAGTGGGTTGCCGTTGGTCAAGACCTTCGGTCAGCGCGCGCGTGCCCAGGAGCGGTTTCGCGACCTCAATGCCGGGGTCTACCGCGCCAGTTTCGGCGCCGAATTCCTGTCCGGGCTGATCTCGCCGGCGGCCGAGTTCATCGCGAACCTCAACTACGTTGCCGTGGCCGTGCTCGGTGGTATGCAGGTGGCGTCGGGACACATCACGCTGGGCAGCGTGCAGGCGTTCATTCAATATGTGCGCCAGTTCAACCAACCGGTCATCCAGATCGCCTCGATGTATTACGTCGCTCAGTCGGGGGTGGCGAGCGCCGAGCGGGTCTTCGAGTTGCTGGACGCCCCGGAGCAGGAACCCGACCCCGCGGCGACGCTGCCGGCGGCCGTCGAGCCGGGATCATCCGGGCGGGTGGAGTTCCAGCAGGTGAATTTCAGCTACCGACCGGGCATCCCGGTGATCAAGGATGTGTCGCTGGTCGCCGAACCGGGAACCACGGTCGCGATCGTCGGACGTAACGGATCGGGTAAGACCACGCTGATGAACCTGCTGATGCGGTTCTACGAAGTCGATTCGGGTCGAATTCTGATCGACGGTGTGGACATCGCGACCGTGAGCCGGCCCTCATTGCGTTCCCGGATCGGGATGGTGCTACAGGACACCTGGCTGTTCGAGGGGACGATCGCCGACAACATCGGCTATGGGCGTCCGCACGCCAGCCGCGACGAAATCACCGCGGCTGCAAAAGCAGCCTGCGTGGACCGCTTCGTCGAGACGCTGCCCGACGGCTACGACACGCGGATCAGCGATGAGGGTGGTGACGTCAGCGTCGGCGAAAAGCAACTGATCACGATCGCTCGGGCTTTCCTGGCCCGCCCGCAGCTACTGATCTTCGATGAAGCCACCAGTTCGGTGGACACCCACACCGAGGTGCTGATTCGGCGGGCTATGCGTGAGCTGCGCCGTGGACGTACGAATTTTATTATCGCTCATCGCCTTTCAACTGTCCGCGCTGCCGATATGATCCTCGTGATGCAGGGCGGGAAGATCATCGAACGTGGCACCCATGCCGAGTTGCTGGCGCGCCGCGGCGCCTATTATGCGATGACCCGGGCCTGA
- a CDS encoding ABC transporter ATP-binding protein: MLAGLLRHYAWPYRWLIAVVAGLQLISTLTSLYLPTVNASIIDNGVAKGDTHTIIRLGGLMLMVTGLQVLCALGALYAGSRASIGFGRDLRSAMFDHVTELSEPDTARIGTPSLLTRTTNDVRQIEVVVQMTSTVLITAPIMCVGGVAMSIHQDVGLSWLLVVSVPVLTVASYLMISRMLPLFHRLQSLIDNINRVMREQLSGMRVIRAFARERFEQRRFTKANRDVFVTALAVGRWQVLMAPVTMLVINLSSVALTWFGGLRIDAGQMQVGSLIAFLSYFLLILMSVLILMEFLELLPRASVCAGRLGEVLSTAPAITSPPDRKRPAYGIEGAVRLDRVTFRYPGADRPALQNVSLTASPGTVTAIIGKSGSGKSTLVSLICRFYDVADGAVLVDGIDVRDYDTEELWSAIGLVPQRGYLFSGTVADNLRFGRPGASEAEMWEALRVAAADDFVREHADGLHMQLAQGGINLSGGQRQMLAIARAVINRPAVYLFDDAFSALDVQTDAQVRTALREVAPDSTVIIVAQRISTVAAVDQIVVLDAGEVIGTGTHDRLLATCPAYAELSELQSLRADVVGWQ; the protein is encoded by the coding sequence ATGCTGGCGGGACTACTACGGCACTATGCCTGGCCGTATCGATGGCTGATCGCGGTAGTTGCCGGACTCCAGCTGATCAGTACCCTTACGTCGCTGTACTTGCCGACGGTCAATGCGTCGATCATCGACAACGGCGTCGCCAAGGGTGACACCCACACGATCATCCGGCTCGGTGGGCTGATGCTGATGGTAACCGGCCTGCAGGTGCTGTGTGCGCTGGGCGCGCTCTACGCCGGGTCACGCGCCAGTATCGGGTTCGGCCGGGATCTACGGTCGGCGATGTTCGATCACGTCACCGAGCTCTCGGAACCGGACACGGCGCGCATCGGAACACCGTCACTGCTGACCCGCACGACCAACGACGTACGGCAGATCGAGGTGGTGGTGCAGATGACGAGCACCGTGCTGATCACCGCTCCGATCATGTGTGTCGGTGGCGTAGCCATGTCGATTCACCAGGATGTCGGCTTGTCGTGGCTGTTGGTTGTCAGTGTTCCGGTGTTGACGGTGGCGAGCTACCTGATGATCTCCCGAATGCTGCCGCTGTTCCACCGCCTGCAAAGCCTGATCGACAACATCAATCGCGTCATGCGAGAACAGCTTTCGGGTATGAGGGTGATCCGGGCCTTCGCCCGGGAGCGTTTCGAGCAACGACGGTTCACCAAGGCCAACCGCGACGTGTTCGTGACCGCGCTGGCGGTCGGTCGGTGGCAGGTGCTGATGGCGCCGGTGACGATGCTGGTGATCAACCTGTCCAGCGTGGCGCTGACGTGGTTCGGCGGCCTGCGCATCGACGCCGGGCAGATGCAAGTCGGCTCGCTGATCGCATTCTTGTCGTATTTCCTGCTGATCCTGATGTCCGTGCTGATATTGATGGAATTTCTCGAGCTGTTGCCTCGCGCGTCGGTCTGTGCCGGGCGCCTGGGCGAAGTGCTGTCGACGGCTCCGGCTATCACCAGCCCGCCGGACCGGAAGCGGCCGGCATACGGCATCGAGGGGGCGGTGCGGCTCGATCGGGTGACGTTTCGCTATCCGGGCGCTGATCGCCCGGCGCTGCAGAATGTTTCGTTGACCGCGTCGCCGGGAACCGTGACGGCGATCATCGGTAAGAGTGGTTCGGGCAAGTCGACGCTGGTATCGCTGATCTGCCGGTTCTACGACGTCGCCGACGGCGCGGTGCTGGTGGACGGAATCGACGTTCGCGACTACGACACCGAAGAGCTTTGGTCGGCGATCGGGCTGGTGCCCCAGCGCGGTTATCTGTTTTCCGGCACCGTGGCCGACAACCTGCGCTTCGGCCGGCCGGGTGCCAGTGAAGCCGAGATGTGGGAGGCGTTGCGGGTGGCCGCCGCCGACGATTTCGTCCGCGAGCATGCAGATGGCTTACACATGCAGCTGGCTCAGGGCGGCATCAATCTTTCCGGCGGGCAGCGGCAGATGTTGGCGATCGCACGCGCGGTGATCAACCGGCCCGCCGTCTATTTGTTCGACGACGCATTCTCCGCCCTTGACGTGCAGACCGACGCCCAGGTGCGCACCGCCTTGCGTGAGGTGGCCCCGGACTCGACGGTGATCATTGTGGCACAACGTATTTCGACGGTGGCGGCGGTTGACCAGATCGTGGTGCTCGACGCCGGCGAGGTGATCGGCACCGGCACGCATGATCGGCTTCTGGCGACGTGCCCGGCCTATGCCGAACTCTCCGAACTGCAGTCGCTGCGCGCCGATGTGGTGGGCTGGCAATGA